TACTCTATAGTGATACACAGATGacatattatatagtttttctTATACTACTAACGGCCGATTTCGGCTAAATTCGGATCAGTAGCTAGGCGAACTAGTCAACAATGTCCGAAATGaagtttgtatgtaaaaaataattctgatTGGTTGGAACATCATTTCACATATGGTGTTCATCCCAGCCTCTAATTGggtgatataaaataacatttttctgCAGGTGTACAACACAGCGACAGACCAGAAGAGCGCGAAGGTGGAGAAGCAACGCGTGCTGCACGAACAGCTGTCCGCCATCGAGGAGCAGCTCACCACCATCACGCGACAGATGAAGGACAAGATCAGCCGCATGGTCGAGAGTGTCGAGCACAAGGTACCAAACATAACGAGATTTATAGAGAGTACATAGATAACATAGTCAAACAAGCTAAAACCAATTATTACCAACAATGTAAATTATTGTGATTGAAAGAATATTTATCGAAGGTTCTAAAATcatagtaaaacattttatatgtttttttattgtagtctGGGTAATTGCCCCATTATGACGTCACTTTGTCTAAATATGGGTGTGCGAAGGAGACAGCCATAATTATAGTCTTCATACCAATGTATCAAAATCAAAACCTGCATCTATTAGTCAActaaattctgttttatttatatagaaaatttgCCAGTTGAGTATATACTAGAATCTGGTGAACTACATCAGAAAGAATCAATGGttacttttattgaaaacaagAGGCATTTACGATGTCCCATGTAAAAAGCTCAGTCGTCACTGTAATATGGTGTTGCCAGGTGTCGCTGACGCTGAGCCAGGAGATCCGGCGGCTGTCGGCGCTGGTGGACGAGTACGACGCGGCGTTCCGTCCGGAGCGCGCCGCCCTCGACCAGTACAAGCGCGCGCTGCACCGCCACGTCGAGGCGGGGCTCGGCTCGCGGCTCAAGAAGCGACTCTCCGCCGACATCGGCCACGAGATGGACCAGGTGCAGAAGGAGATGGCTGGTATGTgcattcaaaatttattaagGATAGATTGTGACAAGAGTGAACCCACTGCCCCTGATGAGTGATGTGAGAGAGCAGATAGAGTGTTctctgacaagagatgattgtTCATAgtcagtcgacgcaattatgccagCTTGTGAACTATCAACACTTAAACTTAAGATCCGTTGGATATGACAAAGGGCTTAGTTAGAGGTATAGTAACACTTAGATATTCATACTTGGTAACTTGCATTATGGTTTAGAACAGTTTAAAGATACTAGAGATCCAGAGGATCCCCTCAACTTCACCATAGTAGAATATACGTGCGTGAACAGTGGTTGATCTCAAATACAACAATGGGAATGTCTTACGTTAGAGTAGCAGTTCATAGTCTCTACCTCTTAAATTCGAAatgtcagattttttttatttatttaaaaatagctactgtaatttttatttcccaGACCGCATGTACAACATCCTACCGATACACAAGCGCGCGGCGGCCGCGAGCTACATCATCCCGCACCAGCAGCCGTTCGAGGTGCTGTACCGCCTCAACTGCGACAACCTCTGCGCTGACTTCCAGGAGGACCTCTCCTTCCGTTTCTCCTACGGGATCACTGCGCTCATACAGCGGTTCCAGGGCAAGAACACGAATAGGATCGCATTGAACAACCCACCACAGTACACACCAGTAAGTAGAACGGCATTATTTATCTGGACTGTCCTATCCTCACTTGTGGGGTTAGGTTGGTGCTATACAGACATGCATGTCGGTAGTGTTCGTTTAGTTACAATTGACCTGTTTGTGCTTCGAACACTTAACAAAACCAGTCACAGGCAAGATAATATGAGAAAAACCCACAAACTGTGGTGCtcgatttttatcaaaataaatttgataaaaatcgaAATGACTCAAAAGTCATTATCATtgctcaaaaaaaataattttatattatttacctcAATAACCATTGTTTCTTGTATTTTCCCAGATCCCACCAACGGTGCGAAGTTTGAGCGGCCCTGAGAATGCAGTAGCAGTGCCGACGGCGGGTCGCGTAGGCCCCTTCAGCGCGGAGGAGTGGGGGCTGGTGTCCAAGTTCGCACTGGGCGCTCTCACATCCCAGGGGACCATGGGCGGCCTGCTACTCTCCGGACTCGTAcgtctctttcaatagttgtataccaaaatatgaaatatctcATTATTACTTTTACAAGTAATTGTTAATTCTGCTTTTAATACGTTGACTGCGGCCTCATAAGATAACTTCATTGGGAATGAGAGTTAACAGGAGGGTGTTGATTGCGCGACACTAGTAAGGCAGACAGTCATAGatagattttatttcaacacTAGTTGTGAGTTTGCCGCACATGCATTTAGCCCGTTACTGAAAGTCTatctatttcataatataaacggAGACACAATTTATAAACGggtacatttttgtttacatttcagGAACGCTGGTGCTTGCATTTTacaagtaaaacaatttttcatccatgaagtgttttaataattatttttttccagtTGCTGAAGACAGTAGGGTGGCGCATAGTGGCGGTTACTGGCGTGCTGTACGGCGCGCTGTACGCGTACGAGCGGCTGACGTGGACGGCAAAGGCGCAGGAGCGCGTGTTCAAGCGCCAGTACGTCGCACACGCCGGCAAGAAACTCAGGCTCATCGTCGACCTCACCTCCGCTAACTGCAGCCACCAGGTGCAGCAGTGAGTATCGCACTTATATTGCATATCAcaggtttcaaacaggccggcataattatgtagTCATTCTCGTCATTCGATGCTCTATCTAGAACCTACTCCATTTCCCATCAGCGAGTCACTTGCGTACGCATTAACAAATAGCTTATAACACTAATAACTAGAATCGACTGCTTTAGCTTTGAGTaggaaaaatatcgatatcgacaTTCTGATTATGAATTGTACAGATGATATATGAATTGTACAGTGCCCTTAGCATAACTTTACCAATGCACAATAAACGTTGCGTTCCTCGATAGTTATTACGCCAGACGTACTTATTGCTCCGAAACTAGtctctaatattattaaaatttataatcttgtCTGAAATCTCTTCACCATATCTATTCCCCAGGGAGCTATCAACGATGTTCGCGCGCCTGTGCCGCCTGGTGGACGAGGCGACAACGGAGATGGACTCGGAGCTGCGCGAGGTCCGCGAGGGCATCACCATGCTGGAGGCCGCCTCCACCTCCGCTAAGAAGCTGCGCAACAAGGCCAACTACCTGTCGCACGAGCTGGAACTCTTCGAGGACGCCTTCCTCAAGCACAACAATTAGTTACGCAACGTTATTGGTGAGTTTTTTAATCTTCAGGTACAGGACCCTTCTGGAAAATTACTGGTTATGTCCATATTCGTAGGATTTCCCCCGTGTTATTACTAAGGATGATTGGATTGTGGATGTCGGAGACTGacttagttaatttataaaaagtgttCGATATAAGATCAcgattttgttttactttttgtgtgtaaatgtaattttaaacagttgattaaatttatactttatagaaAATATCCAGGCCTTTTCGTCCTACAATATTtcaccaatatatttttttgtttcagtcCAAGGTACAACGCGCAAGTGAGCTCGCGTCCACGCGGCGGACACGTGCGGACTCGTGCGGACACGTCCGGAGATCCGTCGCTCGCACTCGCAGCTCGCTCCAGCCGCCGGCTCGGCCGCGGGACGGCAGTGGGTTTAGATATGCCACCGAGTGCTTCGTGTAGGATTCGAAACTTCCGTTGCTATTATTAAGTCATAAGGCGTTGATAGGTTTTTAAGGGCTATCGGATTGGCGTGTATCGATATTGACAAGTAATTGAGGATTAGGGCAAAGATTGTAGTTTTCGAATTGGAATAGATGGTACTTCAGTATCCAATAAGGGACATCTCTGGTTCTTGTCCCGTTGAGTCTTTCTGTCTGTCAAAGAAGGTATTTGATCCAATACATCCTAGTGGTTTGGTGGGTTGATACTTTGTTTGATGTCAGCGGGATAATATGCTAGTTTTTGGCTTGGGtccgaaatattattttgctccCTTTTACCTTTATTTGATCTATTAGgtagatttttaaatacattggcAGCTAAgccagttttttttaatcagaGGCAAAAGTGTATAACTGTGTAGCTAACTCGCTAGGGCTGCGGGACAAAATTGCGTTTGGTATGTTTGATAAGATGACAATTTGATGGACGGTCAAATGCCAAACAAACTCAAACTATAACTTAAATTTATCTCGGAGGCCTCATCAGTCAGTAATTGATTCCTAATACTAGGCAATAAACTCGATATCTGTAAAACTAGCAACAATAGAAAGAAAAAACTCGTGTTGCGAAACAAATAACACACTTTTTCATGTAAGACCCAAGCAATGTTAAAATTCAGATTAATATTCTacgtataaaattaagaaaaaaaaactttcgttTCGTATCGAATGCCGAGTCTTATGAAAGTAGTTCCTCGCTATCTATAAAGCCTACGACGCATGTATAtttgagtttgttttttaattctggAGACTAGGGTTACAATCATATTGTGTTAGGAGGGTCCGATTTTATAGcttatcatataaatataatgttagaaTGCATCATATTTCGCGTAGCCTAAATGCCTGTGAGGCCGATTGAGTGTACCACAAGGCAGGTCAAGAATATTATGACGTATGTACAAAATCGCATAATGAGGCAAGGACTTCGGACAAGTCAGTGTTATTGAAGGAAGTCAGCGTAGAAGCGGtccaattaatatatttatgtttttaaacctAATTGTCGTAAACTGATTATTTCATTATCTAActgatttagataaaaaaaaatcaaaaatttctAGGTAGGCCATGCCAGTATTAGACTAGTTTTGTGCTGACCATtccgtaaataatatttttttctgtcacTGTGTGGCTAAAATGGTGTCCCATACCAAACTTCACTAGATTCCagaattaaa
This genomic window from Manduca sexta isolate Smith_Timp_Sample1 chromosome 17, JHU_Msex_v1.0, whole genome shotgun sequence contains:
- the LOC115442561 gene encoding transmembrane GTPase Marf, with protein sequence MAAYVNRTLSMMAGDGPHNVATLNNGSVRVNMSNVDSPLQIFVRAKKKINDIFVEIDDYVKDAVTFMHAVSGENGIATPQDVANVESYVSKVQAIREVLKRDHMKVAFFGRTSNGKSTVINAMLHDKILPSGIGHTTNCFLQVEGSDTDEAFLRTEGSEEKLNVQSVSQLGHALCASRLQECSLVHVYWPRELCALLRDDVVLVDSPGVDVTPNLDEWIDKYCLDADVFVLVANAESTLMVTEKNFFHKVSTKISQPNIFILNNRWDASASEPEYLDQVRTQHANRCVDFLSRELRVCTPKEAEERIFFISAKEALLTRLRDRHQPVSSPTLADGHQVRYFEFVDFERKFEECISQSAVRTKFAQHSRRGRNIAADVMAALELVYNTATDQKSAKVEKQRVLHEQLSAIEEQLTTITRQMKDKISRMVESVEHKVSLTLSQEIRRLSALVDEYDAAFRPERAALDQYKRALHRHVEAGLGSRLKKRLSADIGHEMDQVQKEMADRMYNILPIHKRAAAASYIIPHQQPFEVLYRLNCDNLCADFQEDLSFRFSYGITALIQRFQGKNTNRIALNNPPQYTPIPPTVRSLSGPENAVAVPTAGRVGPFSAEEWGLVSKFALGALTSQGTMGGLLLSGLLLKTVGWRIVAVTGVLYGALYAYERLTWTAKAQERVFKRQYVAHAGKKLRLIVDLTSANCSHQVQQELSTMFARLCRLVDEATTEMDSELREVREGITMLEAASTSAKKLRNKANYLSHELELFEDAFLKHNN